One Phycisphaerae bacterium genomic region harbors:
- a CDS encoding DUF2961 domain-containing protein, producing the protein MRRRRGYGAGNGFGGYAMYLDHLARAQDYRAKRISSYDRTGGNYDARPIKPGETLTLAEIKGPGQIAHLWFTIACGDRNYLRRLVFRAYWDGAKTPAIETPVGDFFGIGHGRADSYQCAFFSTSAARPGQGGHMAMNSWVPMPFAKSARLEIVNECEQDVGSFYYYVDYRELPEAPKDLMYFHAQWKRDLPTAGWTGKGSVWGSPEWSARMGGPEGKNLDGKGNYVVLDTEGRGHFVGCNVSVRNLSHGWWGEGDDMFFVDGQAFPPDLHGTGTEDYFCHAWGMQVENAQMYCGVSTAAGPFETVPAGGPGDWRGHYTCYRLHVVDPVPFEKSLVIGIEHGHANNRSDDWSSVAYWYLDRPEHKPFAPLPDRAGRDPI; encoded by the coding sequence ATGCGGCGGCGGCGCGGGTATGGTGCGGGAAATGGTTTTGGAGGATATGCGATGTATCTGGATCATCTGGCGCGGGCGCAGGACTATCGGGCTAAGCGGATTTCGAGCTATGACCGGACGGGCGGGAACTATGACGCGCGGCCGATCAAGCCGGGCGAGACGTTGACGCTGGCGGAGATCAAGGGGCCGGGGCAGATCGCGCATCTGTGGTTCACGATCGCGTGCGGCGACAGGAATTATCTTCGGCGGCTGGTGTTTCGGGCGTATTGGGACGGGGCGAAGACGCCGGCGATCGAGACGCCGGTGGGCGATTTTTTCGGGATCGGGCACGGTCGGGCGGACAGCTACCAGTGCGCGTTTTTCTCGACCAGCGCAGCCCGGCCGGGACAGGGCGGGCATATGGCGATGAACTCGTGGGTGCCGATGCCGTTCGCCAAGTCGGCGCGGCTTGAGATCGTCAACGAATGTGAGCAGGACGTCGGGTCGTTTTATTACTACGTCGATTACCGCGAGTTGCCCGAGGCGCCCAAGGACCTGATGTACTTCCACGCGCAATGGAAACGGGATCTGCCGACGGCTGGTTGGACCGGCAAGGGATCGGTGTGGGGCAGTCCGGAGTGGTCGGCGCGGATGGGCGGGCCGGAGGGCAAGAATCTGGACGGCAAGGGCAACTATGTGGTTCTGGACACCGAGGGGCGCGGGCATTTCGTCGGCTGCAACGTGTCGGTGCGCAACCTCTCGCACGGCTGGTGGGGCGAAGGGGATGACATGTTCTTCGTGGACGGGCAGGCGTTTCCGCCGGACCTGCACGGAACTGGGACGGAGGACTATTTCTGCCATGCGTGGGGGATGCAGGTGGAAAACGCGCAGATGTACTGCGGGGTTTCGACGGCGGCTGGGCCTTTCGAGACCGTGCCGGCCGGCGGGCCGGGCGACTGGCGCGGCCATTATACGTGCTACCGCTTGCACGTGGTCGATCCGGTGCCGTTTGAAAAATCGCTTGTAATAGGCATCGAGCACGGCCACGCGAACAACCGCAGCGACGACTGGTCGAGCGTGGCGTACTGGTACCTCGACCGGCCCGAGCACAAGCCGTTCGCCCCCCTGCCGGACCGGGCGGGCCGCGATCCGATCTGA